From Hydra vulgaris chromosome 07, alternate assembly HydraT2T_AEP, a single genomic window includes:
- the LOC136082316 gene encoding uncharacterized protein LOC136082316, protein MEKCDIGKSLNIHCHKTGFSRKQGFVQFKDLPCEKQEEIIWQANLKEKYSSIRIICCYHEQFYGKYFERKITKCCNPFGTHKESKKIAIKGNIKISIDMANYLQKNNVYVTPGWKFCSKCYKKAIETDEDLNSQEEWESKSQKKIKLDTTIELLGISPVKLKSLSKHSKLPEAKQKFENTIDRVAKMVSSAYNIKETFLTTEIKSSILNNNINNDHDLDILMYKIKNKISETDSYCHKVQMLTLAPKSWTRKKISSYFEVSEYLVRTARKVKNENGILSLPGKKTGNPLSPETVNLVINFYQSDEFSRMMPGKKDYVSIKKNQHVQKRLLLLNLNELHVAFKKDYPNVKVSLSKFCTLKPKWCITTNASGTHNVCVCIHHQNTKFLIDAIRWNKSYKDFMALIVCSLENAECMLHRCNQCPGIEVLKNFLVQEFMDHEHEEDVVFKQWQSTDCTTLLSQSLPLDEFNDLLCDSIDNLTTHSYIAKTQSRYLKNCKENLNQNECLILGDFAENYQYVVQDEVQSYHWSKSQCSLYTIVLYFIENKLLKHKSFCYLSEDVDHDTGFIYKTQEDITRYIKENLPDVSSVKYFSDGCAAQFKNFKNFINLCHHSKDFDLNAEWVFFATSHGKSPCDGIGGTVKRVVCQESLKQITTGQILDVNLMYSFCKAKINGIYFKLFSKEEIDQTRA, encoded by the exons atggaGAAATGTGACATTGGAAAAAGTCTTAACATTCATTGCCACAAAACTGGATTTTCAAGAAAACAAggttttgttcaatttaaagatCTTCCTTGtgaaaaacaagaagaaataatatggcaagcaaatttaaaggaaaaatatagttcaataagaATTATATGTTGTTATCATGAGCAAttctatggaaaatattttgagagaaaaattacaaagtgTTGCAATCCTTTTGGAACACAcaaggaaagtaaaaaaattgctataaaag gtaaTATAAAGATTTCCATAGACATGgcaaactatttgcaaaaaaataatgtttatgtaaCCCCAGGTTGGAAATTCTGcagtaaatgttacaaaaaagcaatagaaactgatgaagatttaaattcaCAGGAGGAATGGGAATCCAaaagtcagaaaaaaattaagttagataCCACTATAGAATTGCTTGGAATTTCACCAGTCAAactaaaaagtctttcaaaacacAGCAAATTGCCTgaagcaaaacaaaagtttgagaaCACTATTGACAGAGTTGCAAAAATGGTCTCATCagcatataatattaaagaaacttttttaacaacagaaataaaaagctccattttaaacaacaacattaacaatgACCATGATCTAgacattttaatgtataaaataaaaaataaaatttcagagaCTGACTCTTATTGCCATAAGGTGCAAATGTTAACACTCGCACCAAAATCATGGACacgtaaaaaaatatcaagctACTTTGAAGTGTCTGAGTATCTTGTTCGAAcagcaagaaaagttaaaaatgagaaTGGAATTCTATCATTACCTGgaaaaaaaactggaaaccCACTTTCACCAGAAACAGTTAATTTAGtgattaacttttatcaaagtgatgaattttcaagaatgatgccaggaaaaaaagattatgtaagtattaagaaaaaccaacatgttcaaaaaagattattgctaCTCAATCTTAATGAATTAcatgttgcatttaaaaaagactacCCTAACGTCAAAGTcagtttgtcaaaattttgtaCTCTTAAacctaaatggtgtattacaACTAATGCGTCAGGTACCCACAATGTATGTGTTTGCATACATcaccaaaatacaaaatttctcaTTGATGCCATTAGgtggaataaaagttataaagatttcATGGCATTGATTGTTTGCTCTCTTGAAAATGCAGAATGTATGTTGCATCGATGTAACCAATGCCCTGGTATTGaagtgttaaaaaattttttagtgcaGGAGTTTATGGACCATGAGCATGAAGAAGATGTAGTATTTAAGCAATGGCAGAGTACCGATTGTACAACACTACTTTCACAGTCATTGCCACTAGatgaatttaatgatttattatgtGACAGCATTGACAACCTTACCACTCATTCATATATTGCAAAAACACAAAGTagatacttaaaaaactgtaaagaaaatcttaaccAAAACGAATGCTTAATTTTAGGAGATTTTGCTGAAAACTATCAATATGTTGTTCAGGATGAGGTTCAAAGTTATCACTGGAGCAAAAGTCAATGCTCACTTTATACaattgtactttattttatagagaaCAAACTTCtcaaacataaatctttttgttacctTTCAGAAGATGTTGATCATGACACAGGATTTATTTACAAGACTCAGGAAGATATAACtagatatatcaaagaaaatctacCTGATGTATCAAGTGTGAAATACTTTTCCGATGGTTGCGcagcacaatttaaaaattttaaaaattttatcaatctttGTCATCACAgtaaagactttgatttaaatgctgaatgggtattttttgcTACCAGTCATGGTAAATCCCCctgtgatggtattggtgggactgttaaaagagtagtatgtcaagaaagtctaaaacaaataactactgggcagattttagatgttaatttaatgtactccTTTTGTAAAGCCAAGataaatggaatttattttaagttattttcaaaagaagaaaTTGATCAAACACGAGcataa